From Zea mays cultivar B73 chromosome 3, Zm-B73-REFERENCE-NAM-5.0, whole genome shotgun sequence:
CCGTTTTGTGGTGAGGTATAGGGGCAGGAAAGGCGGAGAGTAATGCCGTGGCTAGCAAGGAAGGAAGTGGTGGCGCGGTTGACAAACTCGGTCCCATTATCGGCTTGGAAGGATTTAGGCGTGGTACCAAACTGGGTCTGAGCGTATGCAATGAATTCAATCATGTGGCGGTGCACCTCAGATTTGTGACGAAGTGGGAAGAACCAGCAGTAATGGGAATAGTCATCGAGTATAATAAGGTAATACTTGAACCCATAATTGCTTAGCACGGGAGATGTCCATACGTCGCAGTGAAGTAAATCAAACGGAACATGAGTCACAGATGTCGAATGACTAAATGGAAGGCGCACATGCTTGCCAAGTTGACAGGCATGGCAGAGGCATGGCGAGCTTTTATTGAAGGAAATGACCGACATGCTTCGAAGTTTGGCGAGGCTGGAGGTACCGGGGTGGCCGAGGCGATGATGCCACAGAGACGACGTGGTGGCGAGGCTGCAGGAGGGAGTTGTGGTGGAGGGGTAGGTGTAGAGGTCGCCACCACTATTGCAGCGAAGAGTCACGTGCCTCGTCTGTTTGTCCTTGACAGAAAAACCATAAGCGTCAAATTCAATTGAACAAGAGTTGTCACGAGTGAATTGACGAACAGATAAGAGATTGCGCACAAGTGCAGGCGCAACAAGAACATTGTTAAGACGATAGGTAGAGGTGGGGGAGGATAGTATAGATGTACCAcgacaggtgatgggtatggtggtGCCATTTCCAACGGTGATGCCGAATGAAGGAGGGGGGAGATGGGACAGGAGTATACCAGCCGAAGATGACATGTGAGCTGTGGCGCCAGTGTCGAGGACCCAAGGAGAGGACCCCTGGAGGGACATCTGATTCAGTGCGGCTATGAGGCCAGCCTGATCCCAACCGCCCTGCGCTGCCATTGGTTGAGCAGGGTTGTCGGAGGACTGAACAGGGGCGAGCGCAGTGTGCGCCTGAGCCTGAGTGAAGGGGCCGAGGATGCCAGGACTGCGCTAGGCTGGGGTCGGCGCCGGCGGGCGCCAGGGCTGCTGATGAACCCCAGCGGTCCAAGGGGGGTAGCAGTACCAGGGGCGGCTGGAAACCTGGGACCGCCGTCGGAGTGAGGTCcgcccttgcccttcttcttccagcggccgccgccaccacctgggTTGCCGCCGCTGCTGGAGCTACTGCCGTGACCGCCCTGTCTACTGGCAGTGGAGCCGCCGCTGTTGGTGGTGGGGGTGGTGCGGCAGTTGGTGCTGCACGATGCTGGAGTGCCGTCTGGGCCGCAACCATGCCTTCATTGGCGAGGCGGAGTTCCTTCAGCACGAGCTTCTCGCGAGTGGTGGCGAAGTCCGGCAGCGGGTGTGAGTCGGCAATGTTGTCGGCGGTGCTGGCGAAACGTGGGTTGAGGCCACGGAGGAGGTTGAGGACGAGCTCCGCGTCGGTGATGGTGCGACCGACATCACGGAGCGCGTCGGCAGTGGCCTTCATACGCTGGGCATAGTCATTGATGGAGGAGTCGCCCCTGAGTCATCGAGTGAAACTCGTGGCTTAGGAAGATGGCGCGTGGAGCCTTGTTGGCCTCGAAGAGGCGCTTGATGGCGACCCAGAGCTCGCGCGCAGTCTGGTTTGGAGCCGCGGCGAGGCCGATGACGTCGGGCCCAGCCGAGCCGAGAAGCCAGCTGCGGACGCAGGCATCGGCGATGCCCCAAGAAGGATCGGTGGGACGGGCTTCCTGCAGTCCGTCGATATGCGAGAGGAGAGCGAATTTTCCGAAGAGAGAGGTGAAGAATGGTTCCCACTGGTTGAAGTTGGGTTTTGCCAGTTCAAGAGTCACCGGGATGTGGTTCTTGACATTGATCGTCGCATAGGGGGCGACAAACACGGCGGGGGCAGGAATGGTGGCATCGGTCATGGCGACCAGGTGGGGGGGAGAAGGTGCGGCGCAGCAGGGAGGAGATGGCGCTGCGCACAGCAGGGAGATAGGCGCAGGATCTAGAGAGCTGATACCATGTAGAAAGGGAAGAATGGAGTGAATCACCACACACCCATTGAGGGTGGGGAGCCTGTCATATAGCCAATAGGCATGCATGGAAGGTACATGTAAGGAAGGCTATTCCCTGTACAAGGAAACAGTCCTAGGCTATAGATAGAAGGTAATCCTAGTCTATACAAGGCAGCTAGCCAATCTAGGGGATTACAATCAATTGCTAATCAGGCTCTGATTGATCCTGATAGATACATATCCTAATACTGATCCCTGGGTGATCAGCATCGGGGAACTATTGTTGCTACTCTTTAGATTTGCTGGAACGATTCCTACTGAATGCTGTAAGTTTGGTACAATAATGAAATCCGGTTGACTGTTGTGGGAAAAAATGTCCTAGCTGCCTTCTCTAATGTCCAATATTCTCTCTTCCTTTATATTTGCATAATACAGCTTCGCTTGGACAAGCATGGCCATATCATCGGTACAGAGTACTTGTCTGACCTAGTTGAAAAGGAGCATGGGGCACATCATGATCATGGTATACTCTTCTTCCTGCAAGGACAGAAAAGCATCAAATAGTAATAATTACCATATGAAATACTTTTTATCTGCAGCATGTATGTCATTTTCTTATTTTACCCAACTAGCAAACATACACATGCGTAGCAACGGAATGTACAGCTTGTTACATAGTTACATGGGCAATTTGCGGCTTGGGGATTTATTCAATGTTTATTTCATCTGTTGCAATTCGTATTGGAATTGGACTTTGTACTGTTGCTGGACATGCTGATGTTGTAACTCATATCGGCACGGATGGTGAGTCTGGGTCACATGCGAGTATGCGACAGGGAGGGGCGTGAGGGCATTGCGGGAAGTAAAAAAAGGACCGTTGGAAGAGTTGCTTCTATCTCTAATACTAGTTATTAGTTATAGATATAAATAGATGTGGCAACATATCTAGTGTAAAAAAGGAATATGGTGCTAACGTCAAATCTTGTCCATCGGATCCACCATCTACGGCTGAGTGCAATCCCACCTGGGGACGGTGCACCCTATTTTGTAAAAACGCAGGGGTTCCTTAGAAAATAGTCTTAGGTGGGATTGCACTCAGCCGTAGATGGTGTGGTGGATCCGATGGACAGGATTTGATATTAGCATGCTAGCACTCTAATCCTTTTTATATTAGATAGATATGTTGCCATTAGATGTAGGAAAAGTGCAGCTGCAACTTAAATATATTTTTCTGTTGTAAATATGGCCAGTTAGCATGTGGTGTTATTGGTTACCCTGGTGATTCAGGCTTCAACGCAGTGCCTACCTCCATAGAAGCTGAAAGTCCCTAGCTGTTTCCTTTTCCAGAAGAGAAAAAACTGCACCTTTTTGGTAATCTATAATTGACGGAGAAGCATATGTTCTGTCTTGATTGTCATGGTAAAACCTGTATAAAATATAACAAACTGAATTGATGGACCAAAGATGTTTCAGTTGGAATATCTCATATGATGGTTGGACATGAACAGACCACGAACAGGAGCATCATGATGAACAAAAGAAGCATGAACAAACCTTCAACGAAGAAGCACAGAAAATGATCAAGAGTGTCAAACAAGCACTGGGAAATGGTGAAGGGTGTCGAGTATGTTATTCATCTACTGGTTCTTATTTAATTTACAGAATGGCGTTACAGGTTGTAATTGTGAATTGCATTTTATGGCATTGCTAATAAACTGTGTCCACAATTTTCACAGGTCTATGGGACGTTGGATGTGCAGAGGGTGGCTGGTAACTTCCATATCTCAGTGCATGGTTTGAACATCTTTGTTGCTGAAAAGGTCAGTAATCCAAAATTCCAGATACTTAAAGTTATTCTACCCTTTGTACATTTTGATTATGAAGTATGTGTACTTTCTTTACATAAGATTAAAATCTAAGCTGCTAAAAACTTAATTATAATGCTTGCGATATTGTGATATTAGAAAAACACTAAATTTATATGAAAATAAAAAGGAGAGAAAAATAAGAAGCGAACTAGGAAACTATAAAAAACTGTCATTGGAGCAAAAGATAGTTGATACCTCATTCTCTTGAACACCGGCTTATTCTGACCATCACATGATATGGTTTCTTCTGAGGCAGGTTCCAAAATGCGGTAGGTGCTAGGCCACTTCCTAGCGTCTAGATGGACTAAATGGAGATTAAACATGATTAGGTGTCTGtgcatttttatttattttttcctGACAACACATATGGCTCAGATTAGATGGCCAACTTCAATCTCAGAAGAAATTGTATTGTAACACATTCAGGCAATTTTGGTTCCAGTTTTTGCAAACATGGAAAGAAGTAGTAAAGAGACTTGCAATTTTGATCCCCTTTTCACTAGCTCTTCCGTGTGCTTTTTCGTGCCCGCCAGCTGGTGTGGTCACACATAGCCCATCAAGCTAGCCAGGCTGTTGCCTTTTCATGTTGCTGTGCTGCTTAAGCACTGCCACGCCTACGCACACTGCCTAGCCATGATCGGAGTTTTATAGGACGCCCTGGCCCTGAACAAGATGCTAGGGGTCCATTTCAGGTTTAGTAAGTTTAATTAGGTTTTTTTAGAACCACCGCTCTTCCATTGGCATTGTTTTCCCAGTGTttttgcgaaagggcctctagcgtaatggttaaggctttcGAGTAGCACTCCAGATATCGGGTTCGATCCCCCTCGGGGGCTAATttcaggcttggttaaaaaatcACCTCGTTGTGCCCTGCCCGCTCTCGGGGAATGGAATCTTGTGCTCCACCCTCCGGCTGGGCCATTGCACAGTGGTTAGGGAACGGAATCCTGTGCTCCACCCTCCGGCTGGGCCGTTGCACAGTGGTTAGTTGATcggcccgttagtgatgggggCCAGGGTTCAAGTTTTCTCGCCCGGGACCatatttcggtctcttcttaatataataccgggaggacggtctttccctccccgtcCGTCTTTTTTCCTAGTGTTTTCCACTTATATAAAAATAACACGAAGTATGTTCTTTTCTATTTTGGGCATATGCTACCTCACAGCTGGGTTTTTTCCGAATTAGAATCATTTTCCTTGCAATGTCTCAGTTTTTGTGGATATAAATAGTTTCATCTGCATTAAAGAAATCATAGCTTTTGTCGATTTTGATGTTCTTATTTATGTAAACAGGCAGACTTGCTTTCTTGCATTACCCCTTAATAGAGTGCTCCTGTGCAACCTTGTACTGCAATTGACATTCTTGATACTTTTTCAACTGGTTATTTAATACAGCTTACCGAGTACTGTTTTTATGCAGATTTTTGAAGGGTCAAGCCATGTAAACGTCAGTCATGTTATCCACGAGCTCTCATTTGGCCCAAAGTATCCAGGAATTGACAACCCACTGGATGATACTTCAAGGATACTTCATGACACAAGTGGAACCTTCAAATACTATATCAAGGTGAGTTGTCAATCATCTAGCCTTTGTGATCACTATATCAAGGTGACACAAGTGCATGAAAAAACATCCAAATTGCAACATTTAGGAAATATAGCAAATAAAGCTTGAAGGGAATTAGGTAGTTTGACAAAGGTTCACATTCACATCACGATATGAGTTCATcaaagcagcagcaacaacaaagtCTTCTAGtgccaagcaagttggggtaggttAGAGTTGAAATCTAACAGAAGCCGCAAATCAAGGTTCGGGCATGTGGATAGTTGTTCTCTATGTACTCCTTTTCAGGGCTAAATCTTTGGGTATATTCCATTTTTACAAGTCTCCTTTTACTGCCTCATCCCATGTCAACTTCGGCCTTCCACTGCCTCTCTATTACTATCACGCGTTAGGATTCCATTATGCAATAGTGCTTCTAGAGGTCTCTGTTGGATATGTTCAAACCATATCAATTAGTGTTGGACaagatttttttttttttttgtaatTGGTGCTACCCTTAGCTTGTCATGTATATCATTGTTTTAGGCTCAGTCTCTTTTATTGTTATAAATCCAATGCAACATATGCATTTCCGTAACATGTATCTGCTGAACATGTCACCCGTCGTCTTTTTGTAGACCAACTTTCTGCACCATGTAACATATAAGGTCTAATCGTCGTCTATAAAACTTGCCTTTTATCTTCCACGGTACCTCTTGTCACATAGAACACCAGATGCTTGATGTCACTTCATCCACGCTTCTTCGATTCTATGGCTAACATATCCATTAATATTCCTGTCTCTTTGTAGCATTGATCCTAAAAACCGAAAGATATCCAGTTTTGAGCACTACTTGACCTTTCAAACTAACATCTTCCTCATAAAAAACGAGCTAATTTGTGCTGTATTGATATTTCCGATCTCAAATGATCTAACGTTTGTTGAGTTGATTTGATCAAGTACACCACATCTGTAGAGTGCATACTTACTAGTTGATGTGACTTGTAATAGCTTGTGAGAAAGCTCTCTACTTTTTGTCCAATTGATATACAGGTTGTTCCGACTGAGTACAAATATCTGTCAAAGAAAATATTGCCAACAAATCAGTATTCTGTCACGGAGTATTTTCTTCCCATTCGCCCAACTGAGAGGGCCTGGCCAGGtagctaccccccccccccccccccccccccccctcccttcCTTTTGAAGCATGCTATCTTCATCTATTCTAAAAGCTGAAGCGTTTTTTTTTTCATGTAGCGGTGTACTTCCTGTATGATCTCTCACCAATTACAGTCACCATCAAAGAGGAAAGAAGGAACTTCCTTCATTTTATAACTCGCCTTTGTGCAGTTCTTGGTGGCACATTTGCCATGACAGGTTAGCTTGCACCCAATAGTTTTCTTGTCTATCTTTCTGCATTTTGCATTTTTTTTCCTGACTCAGATTCACTGGTAGCGTCAGTTGCAATGCATGCAACGTGGTACTGACAAGCAGGCTTAGAAAATAAATCCATTGTTATAATTAACTGCTTGTTACAAAGCTCTTACTGATATCTGTTATACAGGAATGCTTGACCGATGGATGTACCGGCTTGTCGAGTCAGTCACCAACTCGAAGACCAGAAGTGTACTGCGGTAACTGCACAATTCATGATAGGCGGAAAACAGCTGGTACCGTGGCTAAGAGCATCTCTAAGAGACTTTTTATTTTTGGCTCTCTATTTAACTCTCTATTTATTTTTTCATAAAGATTACATTATATATATAGCATCTCACTCCAACAGACTATCTATCTAGTTTTGCTAGTCAGGTGGCTAGTCAAATTTGGCTAGTGAGAGAGCTGATTTGGAGAGTCAGATAGCTTAGCGAGTTAGATAACTAGTCTGTTGGAAAGTTATTTTATTGTTGAGTAGCTAAAATTTGGCTTGACGAGTCATTTAACTAGTCTCTTGGAGGTGCTCTAATGAAGCCAATAGACGGACCTTTGCCCCCAAGCTAACGGATGAAGCCATGCTGATTTGCATGTTTTATTTTCTCCGTACATGACTAACTTTATCATCAGTTATGTTAAATTGACACAAAGTCCACGGACTACAGTTTTGTAAAACTTGATGAGGAATATGTATGCAAAGAAAGCGTGGGTCCAGAATAGTTTTCTGTGAAAAATCAATACAAATGTAGCTTCAGTGTGCTCTGTAATAGCAACCTGATGCTTTATTTATAGGACGACTTTCGTCGCATGTGACATGTGTTGCGAGCTGCATTCGCTCCTGTCCTCAGGTAGATGCATGCCCTGCGATGCTTCAAGGCTGTCCGGGGGAGTAGCAGTATTTGAGGAAAGGTCGATGAAATGAAGTAGTAGCGAGGAAAGATGTCATGCTTCAACTGCCAAGGATCAGAAGAGTTCGTGAGTCGTTACTGTTGTGAAGCACGTCGCTGTTGTAGTGCTGTATGATTTATTTCTCCGTCACGAGTCATGATTAACACAAACGAGGTACAGAGACTTTTTTTAATTCCTCTGAACATTGATCATTGTGATATAGAGCTTCTCCATATATATAGAGAGCTATTATATATATAGTGCTGTCAAGGACGAACATTTGTATAAACGGGACTGGGATTAGAATCCCTCATTTCCTCTTTTTTTATTATAAAAAATAGAGtttgtatttttttattttatgatATTTCTTGGAGGATTACTATGATATGCATATTTTATAACATTGGACGATTACCACGATATGCATGGACGATTACATAATATAATATGCACGTTAAAAGCTTCATTAAAAAATCAGTGAGAAAAAAACACTACAAATTTTGTCTTTTTGATAAAAGAGGGCATTGCATCTGTTAATTGTATTGCATGTGTTGTCTCATTAAAAACCTTGTGCAATGAAAGAAAAGGCTCAACACCTGAGAGTTTACACACATGGGTTTTGACCTTCCTTTTATCATTAGTCAAGTCATGTTGATGGCCTTGATTGTCTGGTAGGGGATATCTCTTTGATCGTTCACGTTTCTAGGCTTGAAGCCCATGGGCCGGCCCAAATAGCCGACTTATCCTGTTCCTGTCATCAGAGCGGAAGCCTAGTCTAGTCTGCCGCAGTCAGCCACGGACCCGTTGATTATTGTGGACTGAATCAGTGGAGTTGAAATGTAAACTCGATCTTGATTAACCCTGTCCCATCTAAGGATGTAAATAGTCGATAAAATTCGGTAAATTTTTGGTACCGTTTACCAGatttttccgaccgttttcagatTTTTCGGGATATACGGAAAACGGGACGGAAACATGATGTGTTGTTACAAAAAACGGTACGATAAACGATGAGACATATTTACCGACCGTTTTCGGAATTCTCGGGAAAATCCGGTATTTTCCCGTATTTTCCCGATCCACAAAAAAAAAAACAAAGAAGGCAAGACTATACCCGTTAGGGTTTAGAGATTAGGGTTTTAGATGTCATAGAAGATATATCAAGTGATCCAGACGATTTGCCACATGATTTCTAGTTTATGTATCGCGTGTTTAAGACTTATATACTATGTGGTTAAAACTTTAGTGAACATGTATGATCATTTATGTGTGGTCATGACTATGTATTGTATATTTGTATGGTTGAGACTTGTATGTGAATGTGAATGAACAATCGTGTTTTAAGACTTATGTGTTGTGTGTTAAAATTTAAGAGTGGACATGTATAAGTGTATGACCAATTATATGTGGACAAGATTGTGTTTTGTGTACTTTTGTGAATGAGACTTGTATGTGGATGTGAATGAACATCTGTGTGGTTAGGATTTGTTTATTGTGAGCTTTTCCGATTACAGTTACCGTTTCCCGATCAATTTCGAGCTATTTTGCTCGGATTTATCCGTTTTCGATATACCGGAATTTACTGACCGTTATCCGTTTCCGACTTTCCCGTTTACCGATTTCGACCGAACAAAAATTTATGCGGGTGAAAACGGTGAGAGGTTTTTTTCGACCGTTACCGGCCGTTTTCACCCTTAGTCCCATCGCACCAAAACTGTTGAACGGTCGCCTACTCTATCATGAAAGAATTTGCTTGAGATGTGCCGTTATTTATTATTCatgagatttcatatttttcatcGGTCCACTTGTCGGTTCTCCTGCGAAGAAGGGAAGACCACATACCATTCTTTCGTGTTCCCTCCATCCAGAGTCTGGAATCAATTacatatgcatgcatgcatgcatgtgtcTAGACTTGAGGCTTCAAATCTCAAGAGTGACCAAACAATCCTTCTGAGCTGCACCGCGGATGGTGCAGAAACAGAAACGCGATGGCTTCGGCCGCCGTACCAAACAGGCAAGCAGTGAAGATTAATCCGGGGATTGGAGCCGACTTCGTCGTTTCAAACTTGGCATCGATCGGGTTATTCCGGCCAGTCAGCAGCAAGTCGAGCCTGTTGACCCCAAGCCCCCCAACACGCCCAAGGACTAGGATTTGGACCTTGGACCACGGTTTCCCATTCGTACTTATCTTCGCCTTATCTTATCAGTCTTCGCGGACACTGAACGCCGTGAAAGTGAGACTCGCCCACCTGTCAGAACCGGATGCAAAATGGATCACTGCTACTGCCATCGGTCTACTACTACAGTGCTACACGTCAAATAAAGAACGCCGCCACGGCCGGAGAGGAACCAGAGGTGCGTGACACACATACCACTGCGTAGACCGAAGAAGCCGCCATGGACAGTGACCTTGTTCTAGGAATAGTGCTGGACTACCagcaggaggaggcagaggatgctgTCATAACTCATGCGTCCAGGTCCAGCCATCGTTCTCTTCGCGAGCATTCCGGTCCGAAGCCGAGAGCCCCCGTTGCCACAGGAACGGTTCAGCGGGCTAGCTAGTAGTAGCGTCTGCGTCACTGTGAGGCTCCAGTGGCctggcgccgccgccgctgctagAAAAGAACCTCTTCGCTCCGAGTGCGGGCGGCTGCCGATCGACCTATGCCACATGCCAGCACCACCACATACGGACGTGAGCAGAGAGCGACGACCGCACGAGACTTGGTGGCCACACCTCCGAAACCGGCTCCTTGTTCCTGTCGCCTGCCATCGGCGACGGATGCAACCAGACGCCAGCGGGATGCTAGCTAGAGCGCGCGCCACCACTGTTTCCGTCCCGCTCAGGGCCGTGACTTGACTGAGCCTCTGACGCACACGCACCCAGTCGAACCGCGATGCCTTCGCGCGCCTGCGCCTCCAGTACCAGGAGCGCAAAGAAAAACCACGTGCAAAGATCGGTttcctcggacggcggcgagtggCGCCGAGCCGTGGGGTTGGGGACCGGAGGGAGAGGATCGGAGTGAATCCAAGCATATGGGCGATCGGGCGGGCCGGGCGGGCGTGCGCCACGGGGACGGTGAGACGGCGACGCTCGTGAGGTCATTGACACCACACTGAACGGTCCGGCCCCGGCGGTGCCACCACCGCACGAACCAACTGCCCCTAAACGCGGATGGATAAATACACGTGTTAGTTGAGTAAGACTTTGACCATCTTAAACAATATGTTTAGGTCATGTTTGTTTCGAATTATAATCTctacagattatataatctaacgtaAATAATCCGGCAGTTAAACAAACACCTAGATTAtggatccagattatataatttaaAACCTAGATTATGATAATATCATAATCTTGAGATAATCTGCTaagagtagcttatttgagattatttttggCAAAAGACCAACTACTcatggttatgtaaatagaaattacagTATATGTCATCCTTTTTTTCCTCACCTAATACACGATCAAATTCTCCATTGTGCCTCTCGTGCCAATCTTTTTTACCGCTGCTAGCAGTTCATCGCGCTACCACGCCTCTTGCTATTCCTAGTGATAGAATGTCATAACTATACtaaatattaaataaacaaataagatattgttgtctttgtgaataatctacgtttgtataatctaaactaccaaacatgtacatatagattataatctagacatATTATAATCTGGAttgtataatctagattataatgcagattatataatccagattatataatctataagcagAAACAAACAAACCCTTAGTTTATATTGTTAGAAAATGAAACATGTCATCAATTCTCCAAGGGGTGCGACAGTGTTACCTCGCCAAAGGGCATGTCCCTTGGCTTGCATCCCTGTTTGTGTAATCACCCTTCAATAATAAACAGTTGGTGTCATTCCATTCCATCGATCTCGTTTCAATTACACTACAACGACAAGTTATCAGCACATGCTTGCGAGAACAGAGGGAGAAGACAAGGGAACACTCGTTGTTGGAGAAGAtatattaatttgatataaatttggacatTATTTAAATAATTTCGACGTAAAGATTTGTTCAAACAAAATGTGATGTACTATAGAGTTGTAGATCTCTTTGAGCTCTATGATTTTCATATAAattttatcttcatccgatttcatatatCTAAAAGTTACGATTTTATAACATATTATACAGAAAAGTAAAAACGGGTGCCCAAAATCCGGATAGTCCTCGCTCCGTATCTTACCCGATTTCGAAGGTGCAGTATTTGGGTACTACCCATATCCGTCCCGGGTATAAAAATACCCGAATTCATATCCGAAAACGGGTATTTTTACTATCCGTATCAAGTATTTGATGGGTATACCCGACCCATTTTCACTCCTACATTTGGTCATGTCGTGCGGACCGTTGAGTTTACAAGGCAGTTTTAGCCCTTGTCCAACATCGGCAAATACGAGGGAACCACCAACATGTTTGTTGGGCTCAAGGATTACCGCCTTGCCTACCGCATAGCAGGGGCGAGTGATGACATGTTGATCATCCAGCACCTCCACATACATCTAATAGAATCGGCTCAAGCTTGGCTCGAGTACCTCCCAGAAGGGTGCATCCaagggtgtcggggaccataattaggggtaccctcaagactcctaaatctcagctgataacccccaccagcacaaagctgcaaaggcctgatgggtgcgactaagtcaaggatcggtccattcgagggacgcgatcgcgcctcgcccgagcccagcctcgggcaagggcagccgaccccggaggatctacgtctcgcccgaggcccccctcctgcaacggacacaccttcggctcgcccgaggcccagtcttcaccaagaagcaacctaggccaaatcgccacgccaaccgaccaaatcgcaggggcatttaatgcaaaggtggcctgacacctttatcctgacgcacgccctctagtcgacagagccgaagtgaccgcagtcacttcgccgctccactgaccgatctgacaaggggacagcgccgcctgcgccgcaccgactgctgagccactcgacagagtgaggctgacagcagccaagttcggccctaggcgccatgggaaactccgcttcgcccgaccctagggctcggactcgggctcagccccggaagacgacgaactccgctccgcctgaccccagggctcggactcgggcttagccccggaagacgacgaactccgcttcgcccgaccccagggatcggactcgggctcagccccggaagacgacgaactccgctccgcccgaccccagggctcggactcgggctcagccctggaagacgacgaactccgctccgcccgaccccagggctcggactcgggctcagccccggaagacgacgaactccgcttcgcccgaccccagggctcggactcgggctcagccccggaagacgacgaactccgcttcgcccgaccccaacgctcggactcgggctcagccccggaagacgacgaaatccgcttcgcccgaccccagggctcggactcagccctggcctcagccgacggtctccgcctcgcccgacccaggggctcggactcgacctcggcctcgaaagacagactcgacctcgacctcggaggagcctccacatcgcccaacccagggcacggaccgaccacgtcaacaggaggcgccatcattaccctaccccaagctgactcaggctacggggaacaagaccgccgtcccatctggctcgctccgccagacaagtaatgatggcaccccacacgctctatgacgacggcgactctcagcccccttacggaagcaagaggacgtcagcaaggactcgatagccccgacagctgtccttccgccaggctccagcgctcctccgacggccacgacaccacacgaacctgaaagggaaatgtgcccttgggccatttctaagtattttagtGATTTAGTgtacaacacaagtgcctaagtgtaaaatggtggacaaagtacaaatcaaggataaaggtatgtttctcagacttagt
This genomic window contains:
- the LOC100278902 gene encoding uncharacterized protein isoform X1, coding for MARIPSLKSLNAFPHAEEHLLKKTYSGAVVTILGLLIMITLFVHELQFYLTTYTVHQMSVDLKRGETLPIHVNMSFPSLPCEVLSVDAIDMSGKHEVDLHTNIWKLRLDKHGHIIGTEYLSDLVEKEHGAHHDHDHEQEHHDEQKKHEQTFNEEAQKMIKSVKQALGNGEGCRVYGTLDVQRVAGNFHISVHGLNIFVAEKIFEGSSHVNVSHVIHELSFGPKYPGIDNPLDDTSRILHDTSGTFKYYIKVVPTEYKYLSKKILPTNQYSVTEYFLPIRPTERAWPAVYFLYDLSPITVTIKEERRNFLHFITRLCAVLGGTFAMTGMLDRWMYRLVESVTNSKTRSVLR